CAGTTAAGGGTTCTCCTTAAAGCAATCAAGTTCCAGTACCCGTCACAGAAAAGTGTTGTACTTGTTCTGGAGTCAGAAGTTCTATATGATGACATAATCAAGTTCATGGATGTATGTCGTGAATCACAATTTCCTGACATCGGCTTATCAGGAGATGTAGGATGAGTATAAGACTCAAAATAAAAAAATTCAGATCCACTCCTGTGCTGGAGATAAACGGTGAAATCACAGGAGAAAATGTGGGTAAGATCACAAAGAAGCTTGAGAATCTGAGAAAGGCAGAATCTGAGAAAATAGTGGTAGATCTGAGCAAGACGACATTTATAGACAGCCATGGATTGGGTGCATTTGTGTATCTCTGGCGGCTGCTTGAGGAGCAGAAGAGGGAATTGGTTTTTTTAAATCCGCAGGGATTCATCAGGAGCTTATTTACCGGTACAAATCTGGACAAGATATTCAGGGTAGTCGATTCAGAAGAGGCAATATGAGTTTTCCTGCATCAAAATCCTCCCTCAAACGCTTGCGCAAAACGAGGGGAAAAGGACAGATAAAGGCTTTCAAACCCCAGCTTACATCTCTGGTTGATGTGATGACTATTCTTCTAATCTACCTTCTCCAGAGTTTCTCTTCAGAAGGCGAGATCATCACCATATCCAAAGAGCTGGATCTTCCTGAATCCAGCGCACAGAAAAAACCCGAACTGAGAGTTACTTTAATTGTCAATAATAAGTACATACTTGCTGAAGATCAGAAGGTAGCAGATGTTCCTGAAGTGCTTGAATCCGATGAACTGATTATTCCCGGCCTTTACAGTTGGCTTGGGAACCGGAGGGCGGCGACTGAAAAGATCGGGCAGTACTCCAGTAAAACCAAATTCAAGGGTGAGATTACGATTCAGGGTGATAAAAAGATCCGTTTCCGCCTCATAAAGAAAATTATGTACACCTGCGGACAGCAGGAGTTCAATAATTTTTCTCTAGCTGTAAGGAAACGAGGAGAATAAGTGGTGAGTAATACCGATAACGCTTTTATTGCCGGAAGCAGCGGCAGGTTTATTATTGACAACCGCTCTTTGAGGCAATTGCGTGGCACACCTTGGAGAAAAATCGATCTTCGTTTTTTCCTTTTAGCACTTTTGTCTATTCTAATCCATTCCGCCCTGATTTACTACACAAACAAGATAGAGGTAAAGAAGGTGGAAGTAGTAATCGAGGAGATACCTGAGCGTTTCGCACGCCTGATAATTGAGAAACCCATCCCAAAAACAGAGAAAAAAGCCACAGGAACTGCTGCAGGTCCCGCAGAAACGAAGGTCGAGACAGAGCAGAAGTCCTCTGAGGTCAAATCTTCTGCGCCTGTCAGTCGTGCACAGGCTCAGAAATCTGTTCAGGCAAGGACAGCACGGGTAGAGGAAAAGATCCGGACTGTTGGAGTTCTGGGGATGCTTACAGGTGTGGGCACAACTGCCAAAGGGCCCTCGGTTGTTGATGTACTCGGCTCGATGAAAGACCGGAAGGAAAAATTCACCGATCTTGATGCCGCTCTGGCCAACATGAGCGGACTTCAGAAGACACAGGAGGTTGACGTCCTCAACCGGAAACTGGTGAAAAGTAAGGACCTGGTTGTTTCCCACAGACAGGAAATAGACGATCTGATCGCAAATGTCGGTGGTGCCAAAACAATGGAGCTGGCAAAAAAAGGTGAATTTCTGATCCAGCGGCCTGAAAGTATCGAGGGAGCCGCATCATCGGATGCCAAGAGAGATTCTGACGTGATAAACTCCGTAGTGGCATCTCATAAAACAAGTATCAGGATGAGCTATGAAAAGTATCTCAAGCGTGATCCTTCTCTATCAGGAAAAATAACTGTCAGGTTCACCATTTCAGCATCAGGAAGTGTTACGATGGTCAAAGTACTGGAGAACACAACCGGAAATACCGAGCTTGAGAACGAAATAATGAGAAAAATAAAAATGTGGCAGTTTGAACCGATTGCTGAGGGAGATGTTACGGTCTCCTATCCATTCGTGTTTATGACTGCCGGTTAAATAAAAGCGGGATCTACCCTGCGAGGCTTTGATGCTTAAGATATTCAGAGCAATAGTGTTTCTGGCAATTATCAATCTTCCGTTGTACGGAGCGATTATCAGGGCCGGCCACGTAATTAACATTCAGGTGATGTCCAACCCTGAGTTTTCCGGACAGTACATTGTGAATGAAAACGGTACAATTGAGTACCCTCTGCTAGCCGATCAGATCATAACAAACATAACCACATCCGAACTGATGAATGAACTTACTTTGAGACTCGCACGACATATAGACAACCCTCTTGTTCTGGTATCAATTGTCGAGAAACCGGAAATTACTCTTACAGTTCTGGGGCAGGTTCTAAACCCAGGTCCGGTGAAGGCTATTCAGGGGGCTACCATACAGGAAGCAATAAAGCTTGCTGGTGGAGCGCTGGAGAAAGCTGATCTGTCCCGTGTTAAAATTGTCCACAAGGGCAATCCCAGCTCCGAGGAAGTTTATGATTTGTTAAAATTCATGGAGGAGGGAGAACTGGAAACCATGCCCAAGCTGGAAAACGAGGACATGGTGGTAGTCCTTGCCCAGGAGCGATCAAAGAAAGTCAAGGTTATCGGTTCGGTTCAGAAGCCCGGGCTATTTGATCTTGAAGAAAAAATGAATGTGTTCGAAGTGATTTATCTTGCCGGAGGGCCGGTAGAGAAGGCGGATTTGACAAAAGTAAGGAGAATCTCCCATCACGAAAACTCAAAGGCCGTTGAGGAGGTCCTCGATATTCAATCTTATATCGATAAGGGGCAGATGGAACAGATACCTGCTGTTTACGAAGGTGATATCATAATTGTCTATTCCAAATGGTATGACTGGAAGACAATACTTTCGATTTTGAACAATACACTGCTTTTTATTGTTACGATTCAGACCTTTGCCAATCTTTTTAAATAGATATGACTTCAATATCAATAGAGAAGTTTCAGACAAACACCGGGTTTAAAGACTATCTTGCGGTTATATTCCGGAGGCACTGGATAATACTCCTCTCATTCTTAAGCGTCTTTCTCTCGACAATCTATTATGTATTTCAGATCGAAGATATATACGAATCATCTTCCACACTGGTCATAGAGGAGCATAGTGCCGTAGTCAATCAAATGATAAATGTTAACAGAAATCTCAGTTTTTACGAGGGTATTCTTGCCAGCCGTACTTTTCTGCAGTCTGTGCTTGACAGTATAGGGATGAATAATTTTGAACGCGTTTTTCCCAGAATTACGAAAGACGAGGCGCTGAAGTATATCCAGAACAGTCTCTCCCTTCGTAAAACTACCTTTACATCGTTTCTCAATCTGGTTGCACGCGCCAAAACAAGTGACCTTGCTTATCAGATCTCTTTTAAAGGGACCGAAATATTCCGTACCCGTTGTCAGGAGGTTGCCAGTGAGGAGTCGCGCAGGGCTCTTTTTGAGATTGAGAAACAACTGGAACTTATAAGGAAAAAACTGGAAACCGCGGAGCAGGATTACCGGACATTCAGTGATAAGACCGGTCAAATTCATGAGGGGACAACACCAGAGCTCAAAACACTTCAGGATGCTTACGCAAGCGGTCTGGCTCAGATCGGACTAAAGCAGGCTGATCTCGATGCTGAAAAGAAACAGCTCACCAACCTGGAGCGCAAATTTACTCCTGCAAGCAATATGCGTTCACCGGAGTACTCCCAACTGAGGGCAAAATTAAGCGAGCTGGAAAAAGAGAGGCTGCGTCTTGAGGGTCTTGGGATCAGACTGGCGGGTGTATCCACAATTGACAGAGAGATTCAGGATATAGAGAACCGTCTGCTCGAGTTCAAACAGACCAAGAGCAGCAGTCCGATAGATCCGGCAACAATGCGTCAGTGGCAGGAACTGCGTAAATCGGTTTTGACCAAAGAGGGGGAGCTTGAGCTTTTCAAGCGGCGTCTCGAATCTTATGAAAAAGCAATTAAATCCTACAAAGCAGGAAATCCTGATATTCTCTCTCATTCACTGGAGCTGCTCAGACTTAAAAGAGCCAAGGAGATTTACGAGAATGTCTATAACATTCTGCTTGAAAAAGCAGAAGAACAGAGAATCAGGAGTGCATCAAGTTCTGCCGGTATAAAGATTGTGGATCTTCCAGTAAAGCCACGGGATCCGATTCCGAAGAATGAGACAAGATTTTACCTGCTTGGCGCATTTCTGGGGCTTGCGCTTGGCCTGGGGCTGGCTTTTCTTATTGAGTTCAATGATACCACTATTAAAAGCAATGATGACATCGAGAGATATCTGGGCCTTTCGGTCCTTGGGACAATTCCCCATATAGCCCACATGAAGAAAAACGAAGTAGAGCTCCGCCGCCGCTCATCAATATCCCGAAAAGGCACCTCTGTACTCCATTATCCCAGACAGGTCTTTAATTTTGAAGGTGATGATTCTGTTACGACAGAATCTTACAGATCCCTGAGGACAAATTTATCATTTGTAAGTCCTGACAAACCTCTGAAAACAATTGTCCTTACTTCCGCAGGTCCGTCTGAAGGAAAATCTCTGACTATCTCCAATCTTGCAATGGCGTATGCTCAGATGGGAAAGAAGACTCTTCTTATCGACACAGACCTGCGGCGTCCGGTACTCCACCACATCTTCAATACCAAACGAGAGCCTGGCTTTACTGATCTTTTCATGGGGAATCCCGATTACGACCGCGTTACCAAATGCACCGAGAAAGACAACCTTTTTCTGATCTCAGCAGGAATGTTCACCCCCAACCCGGCCGAACTGCTGGGTTCTAACCGTATGATTCAGATTATTGATTATTTCCGCAACCATTACGACATAGTATTTTTTGATACTCCACCGATTGTAGCCGTGACAGATGCAACGCTTCTGGGTACTAAAATGGATGGACTTCTGATAGTAATCAAATCTCACCATACCGACCGGGATATCGCACTCAGAGCGGTAAACACAGTACGCAATGTTGGCGTGAGAATACTTGGAGCGGTTCTTAATGATATTAATCTTTCACATCGGTATTCCAGTTACGGATATTACAAATATTACTACCATTATTACAAATCGAAAAAAGACTAGTGGTTTTTAAATGTCTACCAGAGCTGAGCGCTCTTTCTCACAGGAAAAATTCCAGTCAGGCCAGTGGAAAACACGCAAGGTTTCCATCAGACCAGGCCTGCTTCGATCATTCGCTGATTTCATCTCTCTGAAACGCAAAGGTGTCGACCACCTTGCATCCAAGTGCTTTTCCTTTCATAAAGTGGTAGATTTCGGCTGTGGAACCGGTGCTTACAGCAGGTGGTTTATTGACAGATCCCGATCTACAGTTCTGGCAGTAGACTGGTCAATAGAGGCATTGAAATCTGCCCGGTTGAATGATAATTCCGGAAAAGTGATTCCTGTCTGTGCAGATTTACATCTTCTGCCTTTCAAGCACGAATCTATTGATGCTCTCTTTTCTGTTGATGCTCTCGGTCATCTCTCTAACCAGGAAAGAGCTCTCGATGAAATATCAAGAATTTGCAGACCCGGTGCTCAACTTTTCCTGCACAGTGAATGCGGAGATTACAGAAAAAGGTGGCCCGATAATATTCTTCTGAAAAAAAGTGGAATCGATTACCTCGCCAGGCTGGACGGGCATTTTTCAATCCGCCAGTCCAGTGAACTTCATGCTTCACTTTGCAGACGATTTGAGGTGAACAGGTCCTGCAGTCCTGCCGGTATTTTTGGATGGATTCTTGGATACCCGGAGAAATACCGTCTGGCATTTAAACATGCCCGTTTCCATCTTCTGTTCCTTCTTACATCTTTTTTTACACTGATAAAAAAGCTTCCGCTTGCAGGTCTGATATTCAGACTCTTAAACTCCATAACAAATAAAATAGAGGTGATCTGCGGAATCGAGGGGGGGGGATCATTCTTTGCCCATGCCCGTAAACCATACAAAGAGGTCTCTTTTTTCCATAGTGACAATTTACCAGTTGATATAATAATTCCTACCTACAAACGATCGGATTCAGTCTCAAAGACAGTTGATTTGATCCATAAACAATGCCGTCCCGGGGATTTCCTGTATATAGTCTGGCAGGGTGATGAGCCTCCGGTGGTACCGGTTTCAAACCAGGTACGCCTTCTCTACTCTCCCACACCAAATCTTCCACTGGCCCGTAACACTGGATTAAAAGCAGGGTTCAATCCTGTGGTCATTTTTCTCGATGACGATAT
This genomic stretch from Fibrobacter sp. harbors:
- a CDS encoding STAS domain-containing protein yields the protein MSIRLKIKKFRSTPVLEINGEITGENVGKITKKLENLRKAESEKIVVDLSKTTFIDSHGLGAFVYLWRLLEEQKRELVFLNPQGFIRSLFTGTNLDKIFRVVDSEEAI
- a CDS encoding biopolymer transporter ExbD, yielding MSFPASKSSLKRLRKTRGKGQIKAFKPQLTSLVDVMTILLIYLLQSFSSEGEIITISKELDLPESSAQKKPELRVTLIVNNKYILAEDQKVADVPEVLESDELIIPGLYSWLGNRRAATEKIGQYSSKTKFKGEITIQGDKKIRFRLIKKIMYTCGQQEFNNFSLAVRKRGE
- a CDS encoding energy transducer TonB; translated protein: MSNTDNAFIAGSSGRFIIDNRSLRQLRGTPWRKIDLRFFLLALLSILIHSALIYYTNKIEVKKVEVVIEEIPERFARLIIEKPIPKTEKKATGTAAGPAETKVETEQKSSEVKSSAPVSRAQAQKSVQARTARVEEKIRTVGVLGMLTGVGTTAKGPSVVDVLGSMKDRKEKFTDLDAALANMSGLQKTQEVDVLNRKLVKSKDLVVSHRQEIDDLIANVGGAKTMELAKKGEFLIQRPESIEGAASSDAKRDSDVINSVVASHKTSIRMSYEKYLKRDPSLSGKITVRFTISASGSVTMVKVLENTTGNTELENEIMRKIKMWQFEPIAEGDVTVSYPFVFMTAG
- a CDS encoding polysaccharide biosynthesis tyrosine autokinase, producing MTSISIEKFQTNTGFKDYLAVIFRRHWIILLSFLSVFLSTIYYVFQIEDIYESSSTLVIEEHSAVVNQMINVNRNLSFYEGILASRTFLQSVLDSIGMNNFERVFPRITKDEALKYIQNSLSLRKTTFTSFLNLVARAKTSDLAYQISFKGTEIFRTRCQEVASEESRRALFEIEKQLELIRKKLETAEQDYRTFSDKTGQIHEGTTPELKTLQDAYASGLAQIGLKQADLDAEKKQLTNLERKFTPASNMRSPEYSQLRAKLSELEKERLRLEGLGIRLAGVSTIDREIQDIENRLLEFKQTKSSSPIDPATMRQWQELRKSVLTKEGELELFKRRLESYEKAIKSYKAGNPDILSHSLELLRLKRAKEIYENVYNILLEKAEEQRIRSASSSAGIKIVDLPVKPRDPIPKNETRFYLLGAFLGLALGLGLAFLIEFNDTTIKSNDDIERYLGLSVLGTIPHIAHMKKNEVELRRRSSISRKGTSVLHYPRQVFNFEGDDSVTTESYRSLRTNLSFVSPDKPLKTIVLTSAGPSEGKSLTISNLAMAYAQMGKKTLLIDTDLRRPVLHHIFNTKREPGFTDLFMGNPDYDRVTKCTEKDNLFLISAGMFTPNPAELLGSNRMIQIIDYFRNHYDIVFFDTPPIVAVTDATLLGTKMDGLLIVIKSHHTDRDIALRAVNTVRNVGVRILGAVLNDINLSHRYSSYGYYKYYYHYYKSKKD
- a CDS encoding methyltransferase domain-containing protein, with translation MSTRAERSFSQEKFQSGQWKTRKVSIRPGLLRSFADFISLKRKGVDHLASKCFSFHKVVDFGCGTGAYSRWFIDRSRSTVLAVDWSIEALKSARLNDNSGKVIPVCADLHLLPFKHESIDALFSVDALGHLSNQERALDEISRICRPGAQLFLHSECGDYRKRWPDNILLKKSGIDYLARLDGHFSIRQSSELHASLCRRFEVNRSCSPAGIFGWILGYPEKYRLAFKHARFHLLFLLTSFFTLIKKLPLAGLIFRLLNSITNKIEVICGIEGGGSFFAHARKPYKEVSFFHSDNLPVDIIIPTYKRSDSVSKTVDLIHKQCRPGDFLYIVWQGDEPPVVPVSNQVRLLYSPTPNLPLARNTGLKAGFNPVVIFLDDDIIPDANLIDMHRRCYLDKSIGAAAGFTDDPVFEGKAETPPWFDIINGEIHQNFSLSKSQYVVSLMGANMSFRRDVLADIGGFDENFKHNALFEEVDCAFRVMKAGYKIWYCAEARLTHLHNNSGGCRSDKRYRYLFHSFANTAYFLCKYSPRKSARSSTNFWKYRLEYLSRKPLKINSSKMRHDPFAVIAGLCGAGAGLARFFLYGKRIGLPSQILEEQESCK